A genomic region of Nitrospirota bacterium contains the following coding sequences:
- a CDS encoding endonuclease domain-containing protein — translation MTKVFNKTSEKLKRRNLRQEMPKAEMLLWLKLRGKGLNGFKFRRQYSIGKFIVDFYCPQLKLAIEVDGDSHFTENAVKNDIERQKIIEAYGITFLRFTNLDIYENLEKVMDRIDIEMRKDTSPNPSL, via the coding sequence TTGACAAAAGTGTTCAATAAAACAAGTGAAAAGCTCAAACGGAGAAATTTAAGACAAGAGATGCCTAAGGCTGAAATGTTGTTGTGGTTAAAGCTAAGAGGCAAGGGATTAAATGGTTTCAAGTTCAGGCGTCAGTACAGCATTGGAAAGTTTATTGTGGATTTTTATTGTCCACAGCTAAAGTTGGCTATTGAAGTGGATGGGGATTCTCATTTTACTGAGAATGCTGTAAAAAACGATATAGAAAGACAAAAAATTATTGAAGCTTATGGGATTACTTTTCTGCGTTTTACCAACCTTGATATTTATGAGAATCTTGAAAAGGTTATGGACAGGATTGATATAGAGATGAGAAAAGATACCTCCCCTAACCCCTCCTTGTAA
- the ruvB gene encoding Holliday junction branch migration DNA helicase RuvB, translated as MPDNIFTLPLDDEEKRYEANLRPESLAEYVGQEKVKENLHIFLEAARRRSESLDHVLFYGPPGLGKTTLSYIIAKELGVGIKSTSGPAIERQGDLAAVLTNLQRHEVLFIDEIHRLNPAVEEILYPAMEDYKLDLIIGQGPAARTIKLDIPRFTLIGATTRTGLLTSPLRDRFGIVIRLDFYRPEELQRILMRSAGILNTTLDEDGAEEIAGRSRGTPRIANRILRRVRDYAEVKADGKITKEVAVKALKMLEIDEKGFDLMDRKLLLTIIEKFNGGPVGLETIAAAISEDKDTIEDVYEPFLIQEGFINRTPRGRLATPNAYKYFGIAMQSEEQSRLF; from the coding sequence ATGCCGGACAATATATTTACATTGCCGTTGGACGATGAAGAGAAGAGGTATGAGGCGAACCTGCGTCCTGAATCTTTGGCGGAATATGTGGGACAGGAGAAGGTAAAGGAGAACCTGCATATATTTCTGGAGGCAGCAAGGAGGAGGTCGGAGTCATTAGACCATGTCCTTTTCTATGGCCCGCCTGGTCTTGGAAAGACAACGCTTTCCTATATAATCGCAAAGGAGCTTGGTGTTGGCATCAAGTCCACATCCGGTCCGGCAATAGAACGTCAGGGGGACCTCGCGGCTGTACTTACCAATCTGCAAAGGCATGAGGTGTTATTTATAGATGAGATCCACAGACTCAATCCAGCAGTTGAGGAGATACTCTATCCGGCTATGGAGGATTACAAGCTCGACCTGATAATCGGTCAGGGGCCAGCGGCAAGGACGATTAAGCTCGACATCCCAAGATTTACATTGATAGGTGCAACAACAAGGACAGGACTGCTTACATCTCCATTACGTGACAGGTTTGGAATTGTCATTAGACTTGATTTCTACCGGCCTGAAGAGCTTCAAAGGATACTCATGCGGTCTGCAGGGATACTTAATACAACCCTTGATGAGGATGGGGCAGAGGAGATTGCAGGACGTTCAAGGGGGACACCGAGAATAGCAAACCGGATTTTAAGAAGGGTCAGGGATTACGCTGAGGTGAAGGCTGACGGGAAGATTACGAAAGAGGTTGCTGTTAAGGCCCTTAAAATGCTTGAGATTGACGAGAAGGGCTTTGACTTAATGGACCGGAAGCTCCTGCTTACCATAATTGAAAAATTCAACGGCGGCCCTGTCGGGCTTGAGACAATCGCCGCAGCAATCAGTGAAGATAAAGATACGATAGAAGATGTATATGAGCCGTTCCTGATACAGGAGGGCTTTATAAACCGCACCCCAAGAGGCCGTCTTGCAACACCGAATGCCTACAAATACTTCGGCATCGCCATGCAGAGTGAAGAACAGAGCAGGTTGTTTTAG
- a CDS encoding alpha/beta hydrolase: MNIKYFRWIKIIIIVFVLSSCATAPQKIFHPQALPKHQKWVMVDNIPVVYTEQGDGDAVLILAAYPLGVEAWGELAGFLSKSFRVIVAEPPYLSEPDAFGEDKSSEHLLLVYRSFVRKLDLKEVHVVGAGEGGGLAVAFGHHFPEHIKTAISINGFEGLTWSAKTKEMLDDIYSSEQEKITNLLAAGSLRYKQDSAFRDRITGTLELLPDKEKVKALQNRKADLIQDINSLYIPAMIEYIDFPILMIRSDHDAILPENYAEYAHNRIRGVKYQSLQNSGHFAFLDKPQETAEIIRAFIQK, encoded by the coding sequence ATGAATATCAAATATTTCCGATGGATTAAGATTATTATAATTGTATTTGTACTTAGTTCATGTGCAACGGCACCACAGAAGATCTTCCATCCGCAGGCCCTCCCTAAGCATCAGAAGTGGGTTATGGTTGATAACATTCCTGTGGTTTATACGGAACAGGGTGATGGTGATGCTGTTCTTATATTGGCTGCTTATCCTCTTGGGGTTGAGGCATGGGGCGAACTGGCGGGATTCCTCAGTAAATCTTTCCGTGTCATTGTTGCAGAGCCTCCTTATCTTAGTGAACCGGATGCCTTTGGAGAAGACAAATCATCAGAACACCTTCTTCTGGTATATCGTTCTTTTGTAAGAAAGCTTGATCTCAAAGAGGTTCATGTTGTTGGCGCCGGTGAAGGCGGCGGGCTTGCTGTTGCATTCGGACATCACTTCCCTGAACATATAAAGACTGCAATCAGCATCAATGGCTTTGAGGGTCTTACATGGTCAGCTAAAACCAAAGAGATGCTTGATGATATATATTCTTCGGAGCAAGAAAAAATTACAAACCTTTTGGCGGCCGGCTCTTTACGGTATAAACAAGATTCGGCTTTTCGTGATAGAATCACGGGCACACTGGAACTGCTTCCTGATAAGGAAAAGGTAAAGGCATTACAAAATCGTAAGGCTGATCTGATACAGGATATCAATTCATTGTATATCCCTGCCATGATAGAGTATATTGATTTTCCTATTCTCATGATCCGTTCAGACCATGATGCCATACTTCCTGAAAATTATGCTGAGTATGCACATAACCGCATACGTGGTGTAAAGTACCAATCATTACAAAACTCAGGTCATTTTGCATTTCTTGATAAGCCTCAGGAGACAGCGGAAATCATAAGGGCTTTTATTCAGAAATAG
- a CDS encoding thermonuclease family protein, whose translation MNLLANESVHLVITSPPYWQLKDYGTNDQIGYHETYESYINNLNLVWKECHRVLQSGCRLCINIGDQFARSVYYGRYKVIPIRTEIIKFCETIGFDYMGAVIWQKVTTTNTTGGATIMGSFPYPRNGILKLDYEFILLFKKQGAPTKPSQEQKELSVISKEDWNTYFSGHWYFTGAKQDGHIAMFPEELPARLIKMFAFAGDTVLDPFLGSGTTSMAARNLGRNSIGYEINPEFIPVIKNKLDITQTDLYGTGYEFMKDHVKTDLNKEIEKLPYIFKDPHELDKKIDPKKLQFGSRIDDNREEREKYYSVKEVITTELVKLSSGVIVRLIGVKEKKTVNGSAVNFLMEKTRGQKVFLKFDNHKYDNENHLLCYLYLKNKTFLNAHLIKEGLAEVDYSIDFKYKDKFIKLGERH comes from the coding sequence ATGAATCTATTGGCCAATGAGTCAGTTCATCTGGTAATTACATCTCCTCCTTACTGGCAGCTTAAAGATTATGGTACTAATGATCAAATCGGATACCATGAAACCTACGAAAGCTATATCAATAATCTGAATCTTGTCTGGAAGGAATGTCATAGGGTCTTGCAGTCCGGATGCAGACTCTGTATCAACATCGGTGATCAGTTTGCCCGTTCTGTTTATTACGGGCGATACAAAGTAATCCCGATCAGAACCGAAATTATTAAATTTTGTGAAACAATAGGTTTTGATTATATGGGGGCTGTTATCTGGCAAAAGGTTACAACAACCAATACCACAGGCGGGGCAACTATAATGGGGAGTTTCCCCTATCCGAGGAATGGAATCCTGAAGTTAGACTATGAATTTATTTTACTATTTAAAAAACAGGGCGCCCCGACAAAGCCTTCACAAGAACAAAAAGAGTTGTCAGTAATATCTAAGGAAGATTGGAATACATATTTTTCAGGCCATTGGTATTTTACAGGCGCAAAACAGGATGGGCATATTGCTATGTTTCCAGAGGAGTTACCTGCCCGGCTCATTAAGATGTTTGCCTTTGCAGGTGATACGGTTCTTGACCCATTCCTCGGCAGTGGAACGACATCAATGGCTGCCCGCAATCTTGGCCGCAATTCAATAGGCTACGAAATAAATCCTGAGTTTATTCCTGTTATCAAAAATAAGCTGGATATTACACAAACCGACCTTTACGGAACGGGTTACGAATTCATGAAAGATCATGTAAAAACTGACTTGAACAAGGAGATTGAGAAACTCCCGTATATCTTCAAAGACCCTCATGAACTTGATAAAAAGATTGACCCTAAGAAACTTCAATTCGGCTCTCGGATTGATGATAATAGAGAAGAACGTGAAAAGTACTATTCAGTTAAAGAGGTTATCACTACTGAGTTAGTTAAACTCAGCAGTGGAGTGATAGTCCGTCTTATCGGGGTAAAAGAAAAGAAGACAGTGAACGGTTCGGCTGTCAATTTCCTCATGGAAAAAACAAGAGGGCAAAAAGTCTTTCTGAAATTTGACAACCATAAATACGATAACGAGAACCATCTGCTCTGTTATCTCTACTTAAAAAACAAGACATTTCTAAATGCACATTTAATCAAAGAAGGCCTTGCAGAAGTGGATTACTCCATTGATTTTAAATATAAGGACAAATTTATAAAACTTGGAGAGCGGCATTAA